In Chelmon rostratus isolate fCheRos1 chromosome 20, fCheRos1.pri, whole genome shotgun sequence, a single window of DNA contains:
- the ythdf3 gene encoding YTH domain-containing family protein 3 produces the protein MSATTVDQRPKGQGNKVQNGSMHQKDGVNDDDFEPYLSGQTNQNNSYPPMSDPYMPSYYAPSIGFPYSLGEAAWSTAGDPPMPYLTTYGQMSNGEPHFIPDGVFSQPGALGNTPPFLGQHGFNFFPGNADFSTWGTSVSQGQSTQSSVYSNSYGYAPSSLGRAITDGQAGFGSDTQLSKVPVLNSIEQGMTGLKLGTDMVAAVTKTVGSPLGGTAGMSSMAANSLPPSVSSSAPKPASWAAIAKKPAKPQPKVKPKANMGMGGGATIPPPPIKHNMNIGTWDDKGSLNKPPLAQTMMPPQPLVQQPLLAQHQPLLQNPLPPQPQHQHQHQPQHQHQPFQLQSLQSPQHPHSLPPGPPHLHLSSQPGPPQALHQQQPQQPGPPPNRWVAPRNRGEGFGLGGGVPLSASPCSGEVHPVLEKLRALNNYNPKDFDWNLKNGRVFIIKSYSEDDIHRSIKYSIWCSTEHGNKRLDGAYRSLGNKGPLYLLFSVNGSGHFCGVAEMRSPVDYNAYAGVWSQDKWKGKFEVKWVFIKDVPNNQLRHIRLENNDNKPVTNSRDTQEVPLEKAKQVLKIIATYKHTTSIFDDFAHYEKRQEEEEALRKERNRNKQ, from the exons ATGTCTGCGACCACAGTCGATCAG AGACCCAAAGGACAAGGAAATAAAG TGCAAAACGGATCAATGCATCAAAAGGATGGtgtgaatgatgatgattttgagCCTTACTTAAGCGGCCAGACAAATCAG AATAACAGCTATCCACCAATGTCTGACCCCTACATGCCCAGCTACTATGCTCCATCCATTGGGTTCCCTTACTCTCTGGGAGAGGCTGCTTGGTCCACAGCAGGAGACCCTCCTATGCCCTACCTGACTACCTATGGACAGATGAGTAATGGCGAACCGCACTTCATCCCTGATGGTGTGTTCAGCCAGCCAGGTGCCCTGGGGAACACCCCTCCTTTCCTTGGCCAGCATGGCTTCAACTTCTTCCCTGGCAATGCAGACTTTTCCACCTGGGGTACCAGCGTCTCTCAGGGTCAGTCCACGCAGAGCTCAGTCTACAGTAACAGCTATGGGTACGCCCCCAGCTCGCTGGGTCGGGCCATCACGGATGGACAGGCAGGCTTTGGAAGTGACACCCAGCTTAGTAAAGTTCCCGTGCTGAACAGCATTGAGCAGGGTATGACAGGGTTAAAACTGGGTACGGACATGGTGGCAGCTGTCACCAAAACTGTGGGCTCGCCCCTAGGAGGCACAGCAGGTATGAGCAGTATGGCAGCCAATAGCCTCCCTCCGTCTGTCAGCTCGTCTGCACCTAAACCTGCCTCCTGGGCAGCCATTGCCAAGAAGCCGGCCAAGCCACAGCCCAAGGTCAAACCCAAAGCCAACATGGGGATGGGGGGAGGCGCCACCATTCCCCCACCCCCCATAAAGCACAATATGAACATTGGTACGTGGGACGATAAGGGCTCTCTGAACAAGCCCCCATTAGCTCAGACTATGATGCCCCCGCAGCCTCTGGTGCAGCAGCCTCTCCTTGCTCAGCACCAGCCCCTACTGCAGAACCCGTTGCCCCCTCAGCctcaacaccaacaccaacaccagcCCCAGCACCAACACCAGCCCTTCCAGCTCCAGTCCCTTCAGTCCCCTCAACACCCCCACTCTCTGCCCCCTGGCCCTCCTCACCTGCACCTCTCCTCTCAACCTGGCCCCCCACAGGCCCTACATCAGCAACAACCCCAGCAGCCTGGTCCACCCCCCAACCGTTGGGTGGCTCCCAGGAACCGGGGTGAGGGCTTTGGTCTGGGTGGGGGAGTCCCACTGAGTGCCTCCCCTTGCTCTGGAGAAGTGCATCCCGTGCTGGAGAAACTCCGGGCCCTCAACAACTACAACCCCAAAGACTTTGACTGGAACTTGAAAAACGGACGGGTTTTCATTATCAAGAGCTATTCGGAAGATGACATCCACCGCTCAATCAAGTACTCTATCTGGTGCAGTACAGAACATGGCAACAAGCGCCTGGATGGCGCCTACCGCTCACTGGGCAACAAGGGCCCCCTGTACCTGTTGTTCAGCGTCAACGGCAGTGGGCACTTTTGTGGCGTGGCTGAGATGCGCTCACCGGTGGACTACAATGCCTATGCAGGCGTCTGGTCTCAGGACAAGTGGAAGGGCAAGTTTGAGGTGAAGTGGGTTTTCATCAAAGACGTGCCCAACAACCAGCTGCGACACATCCGGCTGGAGAACAATGACAACAAGCCAGTGACCAACTCCAGGGACACTCAGGAAGTGCCTCTGGAGAAGGCCAAACAAGTGCTTAAAATTATTGCCACTTACAAGCATACCACCTCAATCTTTGATGACTTTGCACATTATGAGAAACgtcaggaagaggaggaggctctGAGGAAG